In Mycetocola zhujimingii, one DNA window encodes the following:
- a CDS encoding FHA domain-containing protein FhaB/FipA: MSELTLLVLRIGFLVLLWLFVFAIVYALRSDLFGQTPRKTPAAAAGASPAPVQNSAPRAPVVPPRAATAPPSLPPQPRKNEKATIHNVSRLVITAGPKEGLEVSLGRDPLTIGRAPDSGLVIRDDYTSTHHAKLLLWNEDWMIQDLDSTNGTFLGGKRISAPTQITLGTPIKVGATSFELRR; the protein is encoded by the coding sequence GTGAGTGAACTCACTCTGCTGGTCCTTCGGATCGGCTTCCTTGTGCTGCTGTGGCTCTTCGTCTTTGCCATCGTCTACGCGCTGCGCTCCGATCTCTTCGGCCAGACGCCGCGCAAGACCCCCGCGGCAGCAGCAGGCGCATCCCCCGCTCCGGTACAGAACTCCGCGCCTCGCGCTCCGGTCGTTCCGCCACGGGCTGCGACGGCACCACCCTCGCTGCCTCCCCAGCCTCGCAAGAACGAGAAGGCGACGATCCACAACGTCAGCCGACTCGTGATCACCGCCGGCCCCAAGGAGGGACTCGAAGTCTCCCTTGGCCGCGATCCGCTCACCATCGGTCGTGCGCCGGACTCCGGGCTCGTGATCCGCGATGACTACACCTCAACCCACCACGCCAAACTCCTGCTCTGGAATGAAGACTGGATGATCCAGGACCTGGATTCAACCAACGGCACATTCCTCGGCGGCAAGCGCATCAGTGCACCGACGCAGATCACTCTCGGCACCCCGATCAAGGTCGGCGCGACCAGTTTCGAACTGCGGCGGTAG
- a CDS encoding protein kinase domain-containing protein, whose product MRPTAGVTFGGRYELESRIAIGGMGEVWNATDLVIGRSVAIKILKDEYLGDPNFLERFRTEARHAALVNHEGIANVFDYGEEDGSAFLVMELVPGEALSTMLEREHVLSTDKVLDIVAQTAAALQAAHAAGLVHRDIKPGNLLITPDGRVKITDFGIARIADQVPLTATGQVMGTVQYLSPEQASGHAASPTTDIYSLGIVAYECLAGKRPFTGESQVAIAMAQINETPPPLPVTVSEPVRNFVLSMIAKNPADRPASAAHVARAAQSLRQGNVSAATVAVPAIAGDSTPTAATMLLGSDAETALLGTTAAAGTDVPTTTAEVPTSEKKKRSRWTWPLIALIAILAIILTGTVIALVNQDETPPPVETTTSAPVETTAPTEEKPTPEPTQSLIAVSQADFVGLTYDEAAARLRSLGLASERVDGNAASSQDDVGTVYAINPEGNLEKGRVVKVTVYSPMAEIPTPTATPTLSGPACVDTSCTALTAGAEVTVNWAAFTRCPAGSSLLGYRITVEGGTSQAAGGEVSSNTARVTVGTAPGTFSVSYSAHCGQQETGQSPTATAPIQAPTEVENTPVG is encoded by the coding sequence ATGAGACCCACAGCTGGGGTCACCTTCGGGGGGCGCTACGAGCTCGAATCCCGCATTGCCATCGGTGGCATGGGTGAAGTGTGGAACGCCACGGACCTGGTTATCGGCCGAAGCGTCGCCATCAAGATCCTCAAGGACGAATACCTCGGGGATCCGAACTTCCTCGAGCGTTTCCGCACGGAGGCGCGTCACGCAGCACTCGTGAACCACGAGGGAATCGCTAACGTCTTTGACTACGGCGAGGAAGACGGCAGCGCGTTCCTCGTCATGGAACTCGTTCCGGGCGAAGCGCTCTCCACAATGCTCGAGCGGGAACACGTTCTGTCGACCGACAAGGTCCTCGACATCGTCGCGCAAACCGCGGCGGCACTCCAGGCCGCACACGCGGCCGGTCTCGTCCACCGTGACATCAAACCGGGCAACCTTCTTATTACGCCTGATGGCCGGGTCAAGATCACCGACTTCGGCATCGCCCGCATTGCCGACCAGGTACCGCTGACCGCGACCGGACAGGTGATGGGCACCGTCCAGTACCTGTCGCCGGAACAGGCGTCTGGCCACGCGGCGTCGCCGACAACCGACATCTACTCGCTCGGCATCGTCGCATACGAGTGCCTCGCCGGAAAACGCCCGTTCACCGGTGAATCGCAGGTCGCGATCGCGATGGCGCAGATCAACGAGACTCCACCACCCCTGCCGGTGACCGTTTCGGAACCGGTCCGCAACTTCGTGCTGTCGATGATCGCGAAGAACCCGGCTGACCGACCGGCATCCGCGGCGCACGTCGCACGTGCAGCCCAGTCGCTCCGCCAGGGCAATGTATCCGCTGCGACCGTCGCGGTTCCCGCGATCGCGGGCGATTCGACACCGACGGCGGCAACGATGCTTCTCGGCTCTGATGCCGAAACCGCGCTCCTCGGAACCACGGCGGCAGCGGGCACAGACGTCCCGACGACCACGGCCGAGGTGCCCACCTCTGAAAAGAAGAAGCGCAGCCGCTGGACCTGGCCCCTGATTGCCCTGATCGCGATTCTCGCCATCATTCTGACCGGAACGGTTATCGCACTGGTCAACCAGGACGAAACCCCGCCGCCGGTCGAGACCACCACGAGCGCCCCGGTCGAAACCACCGCACCGACCGAGGAAAAGCCAACACCGGAGCCCACGCAAAGCCTCATCGCCGTAAGCCAGGCGGACTTCGTCGGCTTGACCTACGACGAAGCCGCAGCCAGGCTCAGGTCGCTTGGACTGGCATCCGAGCGTGTTGACGGCAATGCCGCGAGCTCGCAGGACGACGTCGGCACCGTCTACGCGATCAACCCGGAGGGCAACCTCGAAAAGGGCCGCGTCGTCAAGGTCACCGTGTACAGCCCGATGGCGGAGATTCCCACGCCGACCGCAACGCCGACGCTGTCCGGCCCTGCCTGCGTCGATACAAGCTGCACAGCGCTCACGGCAGGAGCAGAAGTCACGGTCAACTGGGCCGCCTTCACCCGGTGCCCGGCTGGTTCATCGCTTCTCGGATACCGCATTACGGTGGAGGGTGGTACGTCCCAGGCCGCCGGTGGCGAGGTTTCGTCGAACACCGCGCGAGTGACCGTCGGCACCGCGCCCGGTACGTTCAGCGTGAGCTACAGCGCACACTGCGGGCAGCAGGAAACCGGCCAGTCCCCGACGGCAACAGCGCCCATTCAGGCCCCGACAGAGGTCGAGAACACTCCGGTCGGTTGA
- a CDS encoding DUF3618 domain-containing protein, translated as MTNDPEAIRQDIEETRRELGNDVDALADKVSPSSIAQRQTEKVKGFGRRVRDNVMGVADSAGSHLSDAASHVGGAASNAGSMPSAAVNKAKGNPLAVGVIAFGAGLLAASLIPASNAEKQLAQTAKDKAAPLVDDLKETAKGVAEDLKEPAMDAAQSVKGVATEAVSNVKGDAQSQTEDIRGGSDDSSSDAQSDTATYSAEGYVSADGGGMPTTTDYSRDDTLR; from the coding sequence ATGACCAACGATCCCGAAGCAATCCGTCAGGACATTGAGGAAACACGCCGTGAGCTCGGCAACGACGTCGACGCGCTGGCCGACAAGGTAAGCCCGTCGAGCATTGCCCAGCGCCAGACCGAAAAGGTCAAGGGCTTTGGCCGCCGAGTCAGGGACAACGTCATGGGTGTCGCAGACAGTGCGGGCTCGCACCTGAGCGACGCAGCCTCACACGTCGGTGGCGCTGCATCCAACGCGGGCAGCATGCCATCCGCAGCCGTGAACAAGGCCAAGGGTAACCCTCTTGCCGTCGGCGTCATCGCCTTCGGTGCCGGCCTGCTCGCCGCGTCGCTGATCCCGGCGTCGAACGCTGAGAAGCAGCTTGCCCAGACCGCCAAGGACAAGGCCGCCCCCCTCGTTGACGACCTCAAGGAGACCGCTAAGGGTGTCGCCGAGGACCTCAAGGAACCGGCAATGGATGCTGCCCAGTCCGTCAAGGGCGTGGCCACCGAGGCTGTTTCGAACGTCAAGGGCGACGCACAGTCGCAGACCGAGGACATCCGCGGCGGGTCTGACGACTCGTCATCCGATGCACAGTCGGACACGGCGACGTACTCCGCCGAGGGTTACGTTTCGGCCGACGGCGGCGGAATGCCCACGACGACTGACTACTCGCGCGACGACACGCTGCGATAG
- a CDS encoding peptidoglycan D,D-transpeptidase FtsI family protein, whose protein sequence is MNRELKRVSFVVLAMFAALFVSTTFIQVVQADALRLDPRNTRALYDSYDTERGPILAGGTVIAQSVPTGDQYAFQREYPQGELYAPVTGYYNPTQGSAGIEQYMNDYLSGTSNTQFLDTINRIVAGQAPKGAAVEVTIDPVVQQAAFDALGDRQGGVVAIEPATGRILAMVSSPTYDPNVLASHDSKAVVDAYAALEDDPLKPLTNRATSGDMNPPGSSFKVIVAAAALESGKYTPESEFPNPVSFQLPGSTSEVFNWTRAACGPGETVTLKEALRQSCNVPMAELAIELGDDAIREQAEKFGFNSEILLPFPSGKSSYPSDLDDAQTGLTGFGQYEVRATPLQMAMTSAAIGNDGDLMAPNLIDRVTGRNLEVLQSFEPELMSETLDEESCVQLTDMMISAVSDGQSNGARIEGVDVAGKTGTAQNGTGEPYSLWFTGFAPAENPEVAVAVVVENDGNLGHHSSGNIVAAPIAKKVIEAVLNK, encoded by the coding sequence ATGAATCGAGAACTCAAACGAGTGAGCTTCGTGGTGCTCGCGATGTTCGCCGCACTCTTTGTCTCAACCACCTTCATCCAGGTGGTGCAGGCGGATGCCCTCCGCCTTGACCCGAGGAACACGCGCGCCCTGTACGACAGCTACGACACCGAACGCGGGCCGATCCTCGCCGGGGGAACCGTCATCGCACAGTCGGTGCCGACCGGCGATCAGTACGCCTTCCAGCGTGAGTACCCGCAGGGCGAGCTTTACGCGCCGGTGACCGGCTACTACAACCCAACCCAGGGGTCAGCCGGCATCGAGCAGTACATGAATGACTACCTCTCGGGAACGTCGAATACCCAGTTCCTCGACACCATCAATCGGATCGTGGCCGGTCAGGCCCCCAAGGGTGCCGCCGTTGAAGTGACCATCGATCCCGTCGTCCAGCAGGCCGCGTTCGACGCCCTCGGCGACCGGCAGGGCGGCGTTGTCGCGATCGAACCGGCAACCGGGCGGATCCTCGCCATGGTCTCCTCCCCCACGTACGACCCGAACGTCCTTGCCAGCCACGACTCGAAGGCCGTTGTCGACGCATACGCTGCGCTGGAGGATGACCCGCTCAAGCCACTCACCAACCGTGCAACGAGCGGAGACATGAATCCTCCCGGCTCCTCGTTCAAGGTGATTGTCGCGGCGGCCGCGCTCGAGAGCGGGAAGTACACCCCCGAGAGCGAATTCCCCAACCCGGTGAGCTTCCAGCTGCCCGGCAGCACGTCAGAGGTCTTCAACTGGACACGTGCCGCGTGTGGACCTGGCGAGACTGTGACCCTCAAGGAAGCCCTCCGTCAGAGTTGCAATGTCCCGATGGCCGAACTCGCCATTGAACTCGGCGACGACGCGATTCGCGAGCAGGCGGAGAAGTTTGGTTTCAACTCTGAAATCCTCCTGCCGTTCCCCTCTGGTAAGAGTTCGTACCCGTCCGACCTCGATGATGCCCAGACTGGCCTGACAGGTTTTGGGCAGTACGAGGTCCGTGCAACCCCGCTGCAGATGGCGATGACATCCGCGGCCATCGGCAACGACGGCGACCTCATGGCGCCGAACCTGATCGACCGGGTTACCGGGAGAAACCTCGAAGTTCTGCAAAGCTTCGAACCTGAGCTCATGAGCGAGACTCTCGATGAGGAGAGTTGCGTCCAGCTGACCGACATGATGATCAGTGCTGTCTCAGATGGGCAATCCAACGGTGCAAGAATAGAGGGGGTCGATGTGGCTGGGAAGACTGGAACAGCGCAGAACGGCACAGGCGAACCATATTCACTCTGGTTCACCGGCTTCGCGCCAGCGGAAAACCCGGAAGTAGCAGTCGCGGTCGTGGTCGAAAACGACGGCAACCTGGGGCATCACAGCTCCGGGAACATCGTGGCCGCTCCCATAGCCAAGAAAGTCATAGAGGCGGTGCTGAACAAATGA
- a CDS encoding FtsW/RodA/SpoVE family cell cycle protein has protein sequence MANTSNLTKPGADSALRPDTSVLRTMRKLHLPQKLRNRELALLLFACVINSVAILLVQLGAIGVIDLELLYLGAGLSVLVIGLHICLRYVAPKADPLLLPIVTVLNGLGIAMIYRIDLAKNLAGWEAASTRQITWSAVAIIAAIVVTLVIRNYRVLFRYTYLFGALAFVLLLLPLVPGLGREVSGARVWISLGGFGSFQPGEIAKIALAIFFAGYLVRTRDSLSMVGKKILGIRFPRLRDLGPILVVWALSMLIIVFQHDMGTALLYFGLFTVMLYISTGRLSWILIGIGLFGGGAFFASRTLTYVQGRFQNWLDAFSPQVYDANGGSYQLVQGIFGLAQGGLIGTGLGQGRPQLTPLSQSDYIIASLGEELGLAGLFAILGLYLLFVSRGIRIGFAGQDDFGKLLAIGLAFTVALQVFIMVGGVTRVIPLTGLTTPFLAAGGSSLVANWIIVALLLRVSDSVRTGPASEVST, from the coding sequence ATGGCCAACACCTCGAATCTGACGAAGCCTGGCGCCGATTCGGCGCTGCGCCCGGACACCAGTGTGCTGCGCACCATGCGCAAGCTCCACCTGCCCCAGAAACTCCGTAACCGCGAGCTCGCTCTTCTGCTCTTCGCGTGCGTCATCAACTCCGTCGCCATCCTGCTCGTGCAGCTCGGCGCAATCGGTGTCATCGACCTCGAGCTTCTCTACCTCGGTGCGGGACTCTCGGTGCTCGTCATCGGCCTGCACATCTGCCTCCGCTACGTGGCACCCAAGGCCGACCCGCTACTCCTGCCGATTGTCACCGTGCTCAACGGCCTCGGTATCGCGATGATCTACCGGATCGACCTCGCGAAGAATCTCGCGGGCTGGGAGGCCGCGTCGACGAGGCAGATCACCTGGTCGGCCGTCGCGATCATCGCCGCCATTGTCGTGACCCTGGTCATCCGCAATTACCGCGTGCTGTTCCGTTACACCTACCTGTTCGGGGCACTCGCCTTCGTTCTTCTGCTCCTGCCCCTGGTTCCCGGTCTGGGCCGCGAGGTCAGCGGTGCGCGGGTGTGGATCAGTCTCGGCGGCTTCGGCAGCTTCCAGCCCGGCGAAATCGCGAAGATCGCCCTCGCCATATTCTTCGCCGGCTATCTGGTGCGCACCCGCGACAGTCTCTCCATGGTCGGCAAGAAGATCCTGGGCATCCGCTTCCCCCGCCTCCGCGACCTCGGGCCGATTCTTGTCGTGTGGGCTCTGTCGATGCTCATCATCGTGTTCCAGCACGACATGGGAACCGCGCTCCTGTACTTCGGTCTGTTCACCGTGATGCTCTACATCTCCACGGGCCGCCTGAGCTGGATTCTCATCGGCATCGGCCTGTTTGGCGGAGGAGCGTTCTTCGCGTCGCGGACGCTGACCTACGTTCAGGGCCGATTCCAGAACTGGCTGGATGCCTTCAGCCCGCAGGTCTACGACGCCAACGGGGGCAGCTACCAGCTGGTGCAGGGCATCTTCGGTCTCGCTCAAGGCGGTCTCATCGGTACGGGACTCGGCCAGGGCCGGCCACAACTCACGCCGCTGTCGCAGAGCGACTACATCATCGCGAGCCTCGGTGAGGAACTCGGCCTCGCCGGACTGTTCGCGATCCTGGGCCTGTATCTCCTGTTCGTGTCTCGCGGCATCCGGATCGGGTTCGCAGGCCAGGACGACTTCGGCAAGCTGCTCGCCATCGGCCTCGCCTTCACCGTGGCCCTTCAGGTGTTCATCATGGTCGGCGGCGTCACCCGCGTCATCCCGCTCACCGGCCTCACCACACCCTTCCTCGCGGCGGGCGGATCGTCTCTCGTCGCGAACTGGATCATCGTCGCCCTGCTGCTCAGGGTGAGCGACAGCGTTCGGACCGGACCGGCATCGGAGGTGTCAACATGA
- a CDS encoding Stp1/IreP family PP2C-type Ser/Thr phosphatase — MTKAGDSAAISHVGKIRSNNQDSGYAGKHLFVVADGMGGHAGGDVASAIALQRIIEADADYTSAQDAEAALQSAIISANNELADAVFEHPELAGMGTTVDAIVAVGDEIAIAHIGDSRIYLLRDGELSQITTDHTFVQRLVDSGRITEEEAMVHPRRSVLMRVLGDVDSNPEIDTMIMGTHPGDRWMLCSDGLSGVVDKDAIEATLAQELPARQVGEQLVRKALDGGAPDNVTVVIYDVGVERSANAQTPVIVGSASRPLAFQNEAPKRTGLLPSLRLHAARANPLASSHFEPASEDYLDELIEEDARRARRRRLTWLVGTIALGLAIVLAALLGYAWTQSRYFVGADDNTVVIYQGIQQDIGPFSLSHEHKDTGIPLSLLSTYDRQQVEQTLSAASLEEAEEIVSRLRTTTSKDEDGG; from the coding sequence ATGACGAAAGCGGGCGACTCCGCGGCCATCTCCCACGTCGGGAAGATCAGGTCGAACAACCAGGACTCCGGCTACGCCGGTAAGCACCTGTTTGTCGTCGCCGACGGAATGGGCGGCCACGCGGGCGGTGACGTCGCATCCGCGATCGCCCTTCAACGCATCATCGAAGCGGATGCCGATTACACCAGCGCGCAGGACGCCGAAGCGGCACTGCAATCGGCGATCATTTCGGCGAACAACGAGCTTGCCGACGCCGTGTTCGAGCATCCGGAACTCGCCGGAATGGGCACAACGGTGGATGCCATCGTCGCTGTCGGTGACGAAATCGCGATTGCCCACATCGGCGACTCCCGCATCTACCTCCTCCGCGATGGCGAACTGAGCCAGATCACCACAGACCACACCTTCGTGCAGCGCCTCGTTGACTCCGGGCGCATCACCGAGGAAGAAGCCATGGTGCATCCGCGCCGCTCCGTGCTCATGCGGGTGCTCGGCGACGTCGACTCCAACCCCGAGATCGACACGATGATCATGGGCACCCACCCCGGCGACCGCTGGATGCTGTGTTCCGATGGTCTCTCCGGCGTCGTGGACAAGGACGCAATCGAAGCCACCCTCGCCCAGGAGCTGCCCGCGCGACAGGTCGGCGAACAGCTGGTCCGCAAGGCTCTCGACGGCGGGGCACCCGACAACGTCACGGTGGTCATCTACGACGTCGGTGTCGAACGATCCGCGAACGCCCAGACCCCGGTCATCGTCGGGTCTGCCTCCCGCCCCCTCGCCTTCCAGAACGAAGCGCCGAAACGAACCGGCCTGCTTCCCTCGCTTCGGCTTCACGCGGCACGCGCCAACCCGCTCGCATCGAGCCACTTCGAACCAGCATCCGAGGATTACCTCGACGAGCTCATCGAGGAGGATGCCCGCCGGGCACGGCGACGTCGCCTCACCTGGCTCGTCGGGACCATCGCTCTCGGACTCGCCATCGTGCTCGCCGCCCTCCTCGGCTACGCGTGGACCCAGTCGCGCTACTTCGTTGGAGCCGACGACAACACGGTGGTCATCTACCAGGGGATCCAGCAGGACATCGGCCCGTTCAGCCTTTCGCACGAGCACAAGGACACCGGCATCCCGCTGTCCCTTCTCTCGACGTATGACCGGCAGCAAGTGGAGCAGACCCTCAGCGCCGCGTCACTGGAGGAAGCGGAAGAGATCGTGTCGCGACTGCGGACGACGACCTCCAAAGATGAGGACGGTGGCTGA
- the pknB gene encoding Stk1 family PASTA domain-containing Ser/Thr kinase: MADEQRLLAGRYLVGDLIGRGGMANVYRGTDTKLGRTVAIKILKADLATDPAFRTRFRQEAQAASRMAHPTIVRVFDAGEETVRHDGRITREPFIVMEYVQGETLKTVIADGPLDSARAVAIAEGILTALEYSHRAGVVHRDIKPGNIMITPEGKVKVMDFGIARAVSDSSSTVAQTTAILGTASYFSPEQAKGETVDARTDLYSTGVVLFEMLTGRAPFRGDTAVAVAYQHVSETPVKPSSVNPKVSPALDYVVMRALKKDRFERYQTAAEFRDAVELAGRGKIPTQRDNEDVATALFGQAPNVASSTEQALRQLTSDDSVTRTQRRPPVVWIWAGIASIVVVLAAVMIWVMTLSQVEPPPAASRTVPDLVGVSEQSAVDTLQELDLVASVVNELNSEVEAGTVIRTDPGTDSRVPPKTVVRVVVSTGAPTVGVPEVANKTTEQAQADLVAAGLTTGAISRENSPDLSEGTVIGTDPASGSQVAPGSTVNLIVSSGLVTIQDVRGQSLSVATDLMEDPTVGLTVEPVPDPTCPAEPGNPVTNQSLAPGDVAQQSTIQLTYCTGTTTG; encoded by the coding sequence GTGGCTGACGAACAACGCCTGCTCGCGGGGCGCTATCTCGTCGGCGACCTTATCGGACGCGGTGGAATGGCCAACGTCTACCGTGGCACCGACACCAAGCTCGGCCGCACCGTCGCGATCAAAATACTCAAGGCTGACCTCGCCACTGATCCCGCGTTCAGGACCCGATTCCGGCAGGAAGCACAGGCCGCGTCACGCATGGCCCACCCGACGATTGTCCGGGTGTTTGACGCCGGTGAAGAGACCGTCAGGCACGATGGCCGCATCACCCGCGAGCCCTTCATCGTCATGGAGTACGTCCAGGGCGAAACACTCAAAACCGTCATCGCCGACGGCCCACTCGACTCCGCGCGAGCGGTAGCGATCGCCGAAGGCATCCTCACCGCTCTCGAGTACTCGCACCGGGCGGGCGTGGTGCACCGCGACATCAAACCTGGCAACATCATGATCACCCCAGAGGGCAAGGTCAAGGTGATGGACTTCGGGATCGCCCGTGCCGTCAGCGACTCGTCCTCTACCGTCGCGCAGACAACGGCCATCCTCGGCACCGCCTCATACTTCTCACCGGAGCAGGCAAAGGGCGAAACCGTCGACGCCCGCACCGACCTGTACTCAACCGGCGTCGTTCTCTTCGAAATGCTCACCGGCCGCGCCCCGTTCCGTGGGGACACCGCGGTGGCCGTCGCATACCAGCACGTGAGCGAAACCCCGGTAAAGCCATCGAGCGTGAACCCCAAGGTTTCACCGGCTCTCGATTACGTCGTCATGCGGGCGCTCAAGAAGGATCGTTTCGAGCGTTACCAGACCGCCGCGGAATTCCGTGATGCCGTCGAGCTCGCCGGCCGGGGCAAGATCCCCACCCAGCGAGACAACGAGGACGTGGCAACGGCTCTCTTCGGCCAGGCGCCGAACGTGGCGTCCAGTACAGAACAGGCTCTCCGCCAACTGACGAGTGACGATTCAGTGACCCGCACCCAGCGCCGCCCACCCGTGGTGTGGATCTGGGCTGGAATCGCGTCCATCGTCGTTGTCCTCGCCGCCGTCATGATCTGGGTGATGACGTTGAGTCAGGTGGAACCGCCGCCCGCGGCATCCCGCACGGTTCCGGATCTCGTCGGCGTCAGCGAGCAAAGCGCGGTCGACACACTGCAAGAACTCGACCTCGTCGCGAGCGTCGTCAACGAGTTGAACTCCGAGGTCGAAGCGGGAACCGTCATCCGAACGGACCCGGGGACTGACAGCCGGGTTCCCCCGAAGACCGTCGTCCGGGTTGTGGTCTCGACCGGTGCGCCAACGGTCGGCGTGCCCGAAGTCGCCAACAAGACGACCGAACAGGCCCAGGCGGACCTGGTCGCTGCCGGCCTGACCACGGGCGCCATCAGCCGCGAAAACTCGCCGGACTTGTCGGAGGGAACGGTCATCGGCACCGACCCCGCCTCTGGATCGCAAGTTGCCCCTGGCTCGACGGTGAACCTCATCGTTTCAAGCGGTCTCGTAACCATTCAGGACGTTCGGGGACAGAGCCTCAGTGTTGCGACCGACCTCATGGAGGATCCGACGGTTGGTCTCACCGTTGAGCCGGTGCCAGACCCCACCTGTCCCGCGGAGCCCGGCAATCCGGTCACGAACCAGTCACTGGCACCCGGCGATGTCGCTCAGCAGTCGACAATCCAGCTGACCTACTGCACAGGTACCACTACCGGTTAG
- a CDS encoding FhaA domain-containing protein has translation MGILDNFEKGLERAVNGAFAKTFRSGLQPVEITSALKRELDTKAAVVSRERILAPNQFVVSMSPSDYERMTGIGPALIDELTSLVQKHAKNQGYQFAGGVSIRLTADSSLSDGMLQVDSVNVKGQVSWTPVLDIGGKRYPIEKSRTIIGRGSDADITIDDAGTSRKHVEILWDGERAQARDLGSTNGSTLNGQAFSQAVLEPDSVVQIGRTRIVFRVLAQATTRNSAMEPEDSTRAYDAGDGFWGPAR, from the coding sequence GTGGGCATTCTGGACAACTTCGAGAAAGGTCTCGAACGTGCCGTAAACGGTGCGTTCGCCAAGACCTTCCGTTCGGGGCTTCAGCCGGTCGAGATCACGTCCGCTCTCAAGCGCGAACTCGACACCAAGGCGGCCGTCGTAAGCCGTGAGCGCATCCTCGCGCCCAACCAGTTCGTCGTGAGCATGTCACCGTCCGACTACGAGCGGATGACCGGAATCGGGCCCGCTCTCATCGACGAACTCACGAGCCTCGTCCAGAAGCACGCGAAAAACCAGGGCTATCAATTTGCCGGTGGCGTCAGCATCCGTTTGACGGCTGATTCATCACTCAGCGACGGGATGCTCCAGGTCGACTCGGTCAACGTCAAAGGCCAGGTGTCGTGGACACCGGTCCTCGATATCGGTGGCAAGCGTTACCCGATCGAGAAAAGCCGCACAATCATTGGGCGCGGAAGCGATGCCGACATCACGATCGATGACGCGGGGACGAGCCGCAAGCACGTCGAAATCCTCTGGGACGGCGAGCGCGCACAGGCCCGTGACCTTGGCTCGACGAACGGCTCGACCCTCAACGGCCAGGCCTTCAGCCAGGCCGTGCTCGAGCCCGACTCGGTCGTACAGATCGGTCGAACGCGTATTGTGTTCCGAGTGTTGGCACAGGCAACGACCCGAAATTCAGCGATGGAACCCGAAGATTCAACGCGGGCTTACGACGCCGGCGACGGATTTTGGGGGCCTGCGCGGTGA
- a CDS encoding ABC transporter permease yields MTTVTAQRPATGPATGIRRQSHIIADSVTMLRRNLLHMVRYPGLSLFTILGPVIALLLVVFVFGGTLGAGLPGADPAAAREAYTAYVVPGILLITISGATTGAAITVSMDMIEGITARFRTMAISRSAVLAGHVLGNTIQAMIAVALVLGVAVLIGFRPTAGPVEWLAVAGLIVLISYSLCWLGVAMGMQAKSVETASNLPLILTILPMLGSGFVPTESMPAGLQWFAEYQPFTPFIETVRGLLLGTPLGWNPALAIGWCVVIAVVGYVWSMTIYERKSVR; encoded by the coding sequence ATGACCACAGTCACCGCACAGCGCCCGGCCACGGGCCCCGCCACTGGCATCCGCCGCCAATCGCACATCATCGCCGATTCGGTGACGATGCTGCGGCGCAACCTGCTGCACATGGTTCGCTACCCGGGCCTGTCTCTATTCACGATCCTCGGGCCGGTCATTGCACTGCTGCTCGTGGTGTTCGTGTTCGGCGGCACTCTCGGAGCCGGCCTGCCCGGTGCCGACCCCGCTGCCGCTCGCGAGGCATACACCGCCTACGTCGTGCCTGGCATCCTGCTGATCACGATCAGCGGAGCAACGACGGGAGCCGCCATCACCGTCTCGATGGACATGATTGAGGGAATCACGGCACGATTCCGCACCATGGCGATCTCCCGGTCGGCTGTGCTCGCCGGGCACGTGCTCGGCAACACCATCCAGGCCATGATTGCCGTTGCGCTCGTGCTCGGGGTCGCTGTGCTGATCGGGTTCCGGCCGACGGCGGGACCCGTCGAATGGCTGGCCGTCGCAGGCCTGATCGTCCTCATCTCCTATTCACTCTGCTGGCTCGGAGTGGCGATGGGGATGCAGGCCAAGTCGGTCGAGACGGCGAGCAATCTGCCACTCATCCTGACCATCCTGCCGATGCTCGGAAGCGGCTTCGTTCCGACCGAGTCAATGCCGGCCGGGCTGCAGTGGTTTGCCGAGTACCAGCCGTTCACGCCGTTCATTGAGACGGTGCGGGGTCTGCTGCTCGGTACTCCGCTCGGCTGGAACCCAGCACTGGCGATCGGGTGGTGCGTCGTCATCGCGGTCGTCGGGTACGTCTGGTCGATGACGATCTACGAGCGCAAGTCGGTGCGCTGA